Proteins from one Chitinophaga oryzae genomic window:
- a CDS encoding SusD/RagB family nutrient-binding outer membrane lipoprotein, with protein MNRTTRNILAACLLPLAMTGCKNFDDLRVNPNVSVVGTPKLLLTGLEMDMIGGQGSARSGFSSGSDLSGDMSNSPWSYTHMSNQFLVLGHDYYGSQDYAWDNGSSYYGSLRNSAQLDLEAAKQGAELAAPYYAVNKFIRTFYYLSMTSQMGDIPMSEAIKGATDGIYAPRYDAQKDVFLQCFKWLEEANDSLAAISQRNAKATVDGDIFYAGNLLKWRKAINTCYLRELMNLSIKVNDASLDLKGRFNRIISNPAKYPLILDNTDNLQMNYNASQKSNNYPLYPMEVGILSAKRNALGATYINILDSLRDPRVFIVAAPADSLPDVPGNPFARYKGANTGDRQDQIYIDINKGQYSTFNINYWLSSPAGVPNIQLGASETHFLIAEAINRGWTGGDAAQHYQDGITASMKFYGVSDADIATFLAQPAMQYAGNNDTGLKQVLTQKYVAFFNNAGWQAYYNYRRTGVPVFSIGPSNQNGGKIPARFIYPQSEYQNNKANLQEALKRQFGGSDTRNDVMWMLKP; from the coding sequence ATGAACCGTACAACCAGAAATATACTAGCCGCCTGCCTGCTGCCATTGGCGATGACAGGCTGTAAAAACTTTGACGACCTGCGGGTAAACCCCAACGTGTCTGTGGTAGGCACGCCAAAACTACTGCTGACAGGGCTGGAGATGGATATGATCGGCGGACAGGGCTCTGCGCGAAGTGGTTTCTCTTCCGGCAGTGACCTCAGCGGCGACATGAGCAACAGCCCCTGGAGCTATACCCATATGAGCAACCAGTTCCTCGTGCTCGGCCACGATTATTACGGTAGCCAGGACTATGCGTGGGATAACGGCTCCAGCTACTATGGCAGTCTCCGTAACTCCGCACAGCTCGACCTCGAAGCGGCCAAGCAGGGTGCGGAACTGGCGGCTCCTTATTACGCTGTCAACAAGTTTATCCGCACGTTCTATTATCTGTCGATGACGTCACAGATGGGCGACATTCCTATGTCTGAAGCCATCAAGGGCGCTACAGACGGCATCTACGCCCCCCGCTACGATGCACAGAAAGACGTGTTCCTGCAGTGCTTTAAATGGCTGGAAGAAGCCAACGACTCCCTCGCGGCCATCAGTCAGCGTAACGCCAAAGCCACCGTAGACGGCGACATCTTCTATGCCGGCAACCTGCTCAAATGGAGAAAGGCCATCAATACCTGCTACCTCCGTGAGCTGATGAACCTGAGCATTAAAGTCAACGATGCTTCCCTCGACCTGAAAGGACGGTTTAACCGCATCATCAGCAATCCGGCGAAATACCCGCTGATACTCGATAATACGGACAACCTGCAAATGAACTACAACGCCAGCCAGAAGAGCAACAACTATCCGTTGTACCCGATGGAAGTAGGTATCCTGTCAGCCAAAAGAAATGCACTGGGCGCCACTTACATCAACATCCTGGATTCCCTGCGCGATCCCCGTGTGTTTATCGTGGCGGCTCCTGCCGATTCGTTGCCTGATGTTCCCGGCAATCCTTTTGCCCGCTACAAAGGCGCCAATACCGGCGACCGCCAGGACCAGATCTATATCGATATCAACAAAGGCCAATACAGTACTTTTAATATCAACTACTGGTTGAGCAGTCCCGCCGGTGTGCCCAATATCCAGCTGGGCGCTTCGGAGACGCACTTCCTGATCGCAGAAGCGATCAACCGTGGCTGGACCGGCGGCGACGCTGCGCAGCATTACCAAGACGGTATCACCGCCTCCATGAAGTTCTATGGTGTCAGCGATGCAGACATCGCCACCTTCCTCGCACAGCCGGCGATGCAATATGCCGGCAATAACGACACAGGGCTGAAGCAGGTGCTCACGCAGAAATATGTGGCCTTCTTCAACAATGCGGGATGGCAGGCATATTACAATTATCGTCGTACAGGCGTACCCGTATTCTCCATCGGTCCTTCTAACCAGAACGGTGGAAAAATACCTGCGCGGTTCATCTATCCGCAGTCGGAATACCAGAACAACAAAGCGAATCTGCAGGAAGCGCTGAAGCGGCAGTTTGGCGGGTCTGATACCCGAAATGATGTGATGTGGATGCTGAAGCCTTAA